GCCATTttcacttgaatgttttcacttagtttctcttttatgtATTGGATCTGTCCTTGGTGACGTTCTGTTATTTGACTTTTATCCAAGCCACTTGGTGTCAACCCAGGCCTCTCTCTCTCAAGTTCTATATTCTGTATTGaaagcatttcttcttctgGCTTGTGCGTCCTCATATAATCCACttgttgcttttccttttgGGTGGTGATCATTGCAGCTTTAATCCAGTCTCTCATCTGACTAACAGTTGTCATCAAACGTTGcatctcttccttttctttctgtagtAGAAGTCTTTTAGATTGTAGTTCCTGTGCTTGCGTTTGGAACAGGTGATCTTTCCGTTCTCTGCCTTGTCGTTTTAGGGCAGTCGTGTTCATGATGTCATGGAGTCTTTCATGATTTCTTTGGACTGAAACCGACAAATGTCTAAGTTTGAGTTTCTCTTTGTCGATCTCTGCCAAGCAACTGCTGGCTTCTTCTGCCTTCTGGTCTAGTTCAGCCTTTGTGATGTttattctctctttcttcttgaatatcttgtttttcttgttgcagtATTACACGCTCTGTCTGGATATTGGACATCAACACTTCCAAGgcctctttttctttgtctactTTGTCAGCCGCTCTTTCCAGATTGTGTGTTTCCGTTTCAGTTCTTCCTTCGTTTTGTTTAGATCTTTTATATCCCTGTCCACCATTTGTTTCCATTGATGTCCCATCACTTCTCTCTGATTCCTCAAGGAAGAAATGATGGATGTTAGATTGACCTTTTCTCTTTCAACTACCTCTTTGTAAGGAGTTAGTGTTTTCATCTGGTCACCAATAGACGAAAGACTTTTCTCCACTGAAATACATAATAACTGTGTGTCTTTATGACCTTTGTGTAATCTTCTCATTTTAACATTGGTCAAGTCACACGCTTTGTCCTTTACTCCTTCAAGTCTTAGTCTTAGGTTTGCTGTTGGCTTCATTACATCCAAGAGTTCATCTTGTCTCATTTTGCACTCTGACAATTCTCTTTCCAGGCGCTCCTTCTCACTTGAcagtttctctctgtcttttccaATGTTCTTCTTCATGGAAATGATTTGTTCTATGTCTTTATGGACACTGCTCCTGGAATCTTTAACCTTTTCCTTCATGCTGTTAGCATTCTTCATCCAAGCCTCCAGCTCTTGTCTTTTCTCCTGTAATTTCTTCCTACAGAGTtccagattttgtgtttgtgtgagaatTTCTGggcctttttcttcttgttcttgcGGTTTTGAACTGATTGCTTTCATGAGAGCCTTCAGTTGATCGCCTTGTGTTTTCAGACTGAGGTTAAGACCTTTGAGCTTAGATTTCTCTTTGTTGACTCCATCAAAGAGATTCTTGGTTTCTTCTGTCTTCTTGTGCAGTTCCACCATTGTGCTTTCCAACTCTTGCTTATGTTGTTGAATGTCTTGCTTGTCTTGCTGtaatatttcactttgtttctggATGCCATTCCTAATCAGCTCTAGGACCAGTTTGTCTTTCAACATCTTTTGTTTCTCTACTTCCAGatcctgcttttcttttatcagGGTTGCTTCAAGAGaagtaacttttctttttcccagttGATTGTTTGCTTCCAACGGTTGTCCAtatcttctctttgttttagtgTATCACAAAGGAGACCATTGAGAAttcccttttctctttcaaatacCTCTTTATAACCAGccacattttccttctgttcagTAAGACAAAGAAGCTTCTGTCCCAAACCAACAGAGAGGTTTTCTACACCTGCAATCCTTTGTTGTATCCGGGCCATTttcacttgaatgttttcacttagtttctcttttatgtATTGGATCTGTCCTTGGTGACGTTCTGTTATTTGACTTTTATCCAAGCCACTTGGTGTCAACCCAGGCCTCTCTCTCTCAAGTTCTATATTCTGTATTGaaagcatttcttcttctgGCTTGTGCGTCCTCATATAATCCACttgttgcttttccttttgGGTGGTGATCATTGCAGCTTTAATCCAGTCTCTCATCTGACTAACAGTTGTCATCAAACGTTGcatctcttccttttctttctgtagtAGAAGTCTTTTAGATTGTAGTTCCTGTGCTTGCGTTTGGAACAGGTGATCTTTCCGTTCTCTGCCTTGTCGCTTTTAGGGCAGTCGTGTTCATGATGTCATGGAGTCTTTCATGATTTCTTTGGACTGAAACCGACAAATGTCTAAGTTTGAGTTTCTCTTTGTCGATCTCTGCCAAGCAACTGCTGGCTTCTTCTGCCTTCTGGTCTAGTTCAGCCTTTGTGATgtttattctctctctttcttcttgaatatcttgtttttcttgttgcagtATTACACGCTCTGTCTGGATATTGGACATCAACACTTCCAAGgcctctttttctttgtctactTTGTCAGCCGCTCTTTCCAGATTGTGTGTTTCCGCTTTCAGTTCTTCCTTCGTTTTGTTTAGATCTTTTATATCCCTGTCCACCATTTGTTTCCATTGATGTCCCATCACTTCTCTCTGATTCCTCAAGGAAGAAATGATGGATGTTAGATTGACCTTTTCTCTTTCAACTACCTCTTTGTAAGGAGTTAGTGTTTTCATCTGGTCACCAATAGACGAAAGACTTTTCTCCACTGAAATACATAATAACTGTGTGTCTTTATGACCTTTGTGTAATCTTCTCATTTTAACATTGGTCAAGTCACACGCTTTGTCCTTTACTCCTTCAAGTCTTAGTCTTAGGTTTGCTGTTGGCTTCATTACATCCAAGAGTTCATCTTGTCTCATTTTGCACTCTGACAATTCTCTTTCCAGGCGCTCCTTCTCACTTGAcagtttctctctgtcttttccaATGTTCTTCTTCATGGAAATGATTTGTTCTATGTCTTTATGGACACTGCTCCTGGAATCTTTAACCTTTTCCTTCATGCTGTTAGCATTCTTCATCCAAGCCTCCAGCTCTTGTCTTTTCTCCTGTAATTTCTTCCGACAGAGTtccagattttgtgtttgtgtgagaatTTCTGggcctttttcttcttgttcttgcGGTTTTGAACTGATTGCTTTCATGAGAGCCTTCAGTTGATCGcctttgtgttttcagactgaGGTTAAGACCTTTGAGCTTAGATTTCTCTTTGTTGACTCCATCAAAGAGATTCTTGGTTTCTTCTGTCTTCTTGTGCAGTTCCACCATTGTGCTTTCCAACTCTTGCTTATGTTGTTGAATGTCTTGCTTGTCTTGCTGtaatatttcactttgtttctggATGCCATTCCTAATCAGCTCTAGGACCAGTTTGTCTTTCAACATCTTTTGTTTCTCTACTTCCAgatcctgcttttcttttttcagggtTGCTTCAAGAGaagtaactttttctttttcccagttGATTGTTTGCTTCCAACGGTTGTCCAtatcttctctttgttttagtgTATCACAAAGGAGACCACGGAGAAttcccttttctctttcaaatacCTCTTTATAACCAGccacattttccttctgttcagTAAGACAAAGAAGCTTCTGTGCCAAACCAACAGAGAGGTTTTCTACACCTGCAATCCTTTGTTGTATCCGGGCCATTttcacttgaatgttttcacttagtttctcttttatgtATTGGATCTGTCCTTGGTGACGTTCTGTTATTTGACTTTTATCCAAGCCACTTGGTGTCCACCCCGGCCTCACTCTCAAGTTCTATATTCTGTATTGaaagcatttcttcttctgGCTTGTGCGTCCTCATATAATCCACttgttgcttttccttttgGGTGGTGATCATTGCAGCTTTAATCCAGTCTCTCATCTGACTAACAGTTGTCATCAAACGTTGCATCtcttccatttctttctgtAGTAGAAGTCTTTTAGATTGTAGTTCCTGTGCTTGCGTTTGGAACAGGTGATCTTTCCGTTCTCTGCCTTGTTTTAGGGCAGTCGTGTTCATGATGTCATGGAGTCTTTCATGATTTCTTTGGACTGAAACCGACAAATGTCTAAGTTTGAGTTTCTCTTTGTCGATCTCTGCCAAGCAACTGCTGGCTTCTTCTGCCTTCTGGTCTAGTTCAGCCTTTGTGATgtttattctctctctttcttcttgaatatcttgtttttcttgttgcagtATTACACGCTCTGTCTGGATATTGGACATCAACACTTCCAAGgcctctttttctttgtctactTTGTCAGCCGCTCTTTCCAGATTGTGTGTTTCCCGTTTCAGTTCTTCCTTCGTTTTGTTTAGATCTTTTATATCCCTGTCCACCATTTGTTTCCATTGATGTCCCATCACTTCTCTCTGATTCCTCAAGGAAGAAATGATGGATGTTAGATTGACCTTTTCTCTTTCAACTACCTCTTTGTAAGGAGTTAGTGTTTTCATCTGGTCACCAATAGACGAAAGACTTTTCTCCACTGAAATACATAATAACTGTGTGTCTTTATGACCTTTGTGTAATCTTCTCATTTTAACATTGGTCAAGTCACACGCTTTGTCCTTTACTCCTTCAAGTCTTAGTCTTAGGTTTGCTGTTGGCTTCATTACATCCAAGAGTTCATCTTGTCTCATTTTGCACTCTGACAATTCTCTTTCCAGGCGCTCCTTCTCACTTGAcagtttctctctgtcttttccaATGTTCTTCTTCATGGAAATGATTTGTTCTATGTCTTTATGGACACTGCTCCTGGAATCTTTAACCTTTTCCTTCATGCTGTTAGCATTCTTCATCCAAGCCTCCAGCTCTTGTCTTTTCTCCTGTAATTTCTTCCTACAGAGTtccagattttgtgtttgtgtgagaatTTCTGggcctttttcttcttgttcttgcGGTTTTGAACTGATTGCTTTCATGAGAGCCTTCAGTTGATCGCCTTGTGTTT
This window of the Gambusia affinis linkage group LG15, SWU_Gaff_1.0, whole genome shotgun sequence genome carries:
- the LOC122845328 gene encoding golgin subfamily A member 6-like protein 22 isoform X1, which codes for MNTTALKRQGRERKDHLFQTQAQELQSKRLLLQKEKEEMQRLMTTVSQMREWIKAAMITTQKEKQQVDYMRTHKPEEEMLSIQNIELERERPGLTPSGLDKSQITERHQGQIQYIKEKLSENIQVKMARIQQRIAGVENLSVGLGQKLLCLTEQKENVAGYKEVFEREKGILSGLLCDTLKQREDMDNRWKQTINWEKEKVTSLEATLKKEKQDLEVEKQKMLKDKLVLELIRNGIQKQSEILQQDKQDIQQHKQELESTMVELHKKTEETKNLFDGVNKEKSKLKGLNLSLKTQGDQLKALMKAISSKPQEQEEKGPEILTQTQNLELCRKKLQEKRQELEAWMKNANSMKEKVKDSRSSVHKDIEQIISMKKNIGKDREKLSSEKERLERELSECKMRQDELLDVMKPTANLRLRLEGVKDKACDLTNVKMRRLHKGHKDTQLLCISVEKSLSSIGDQMKTLTPYKEVVEREKVNLTSIISSLRNQREVMGHQWKQMVDRDIKDLNKTKEELKRETHNLERAADKVDKEKEALEVLMSNIQTERVILQQEKQDIQEERERINITKAELDQKAEEASSCLAEIDKEKLKLRHLSVSVQRNHERLHDIMNTTALKQGRERKDHLFQTQAQELQSKRLLLQKEMEEMQRLMTTVSQMRDWIKAAMITTQKEKQQVDYMRTHKPEEEMLSIQNIELESEAGVDTKWLG